The DNA segment CAGCCCTTGCGGATGCCGGTGTCCTTGCTCTCGCCTCCATCCTGGGCGGGACGGGAATAGCGCGGCTCCGCCTCCGACTGGGCCTGGTCGGCATCGCCGGAGTGGCGGCGGCCGACTTCCCCGCCTTCGCGGGCGCGGCGGGCATGTTCCTCGGGCGTGCTGGACAGGCCGGCGAAGCCGCCGTCGGGCGCCTTGTGCAGGCCGTCCTTCGGCACATCCTTGCCGTCGCCGATGCCCTCGGAATGGGGCTGGTGGCCGGTGCGTGTCATCTGGACTCTCCTGTTCCGGTGGATGTGCGCTGCCAACAGGGGCGGGCCAAGGAGGTTGCCCCGCTGGCGGCCCGGAATGATCCGTAGCCTCCGCCGTTGATCCCTGTAGACCGACGCAAACCGAATCGGATGCCCGGAGGGAGAGATCATGCCGAACGACCAGAAGTCCCGTCCCGAGGAGCGCCCCGCGGAGAAACACACGGGTCAGGGCGACAAGCCGGGTGCGGGCGCCCAGCGCACGGACATGGATCACACGCCCGGCGACGGCACCCTGCAGGGCGCCACCCCGGCCGGCCTGACCGCCGATGAGCTGCGCAAGCGGGCGGAGGATACCGACCGCACGTCCGAACCGGGGACGGGCTGAACCCCTGGAAAGAAAACGGGCGGCACCCTCTGCGGCGCCGCCCGTTCCCGACCGGTCGGAAGGGGGAGTGGGGCTTAGAGCCCCATCTCCTTCTTCAGATTCTCGTCGATCTTGGCCAGGAAGTCCTGGGTGGTCAGCCAGGGCTGCTCCGGCCCGATCAGCAGGGCCAGATCCTTGGTCATGAAGCCGGCTTCCACCGTCTCCACGCAGACCCGCTCCAGCGTCTTGGCGAACAGGATGACTTCCGGCGTCTGGTCGAACTTGCCGCGATATTCCAGGCCCCGGGTCCAGGCGAAGATGCTGGCGATCGGGTTGGTGCTGGTCGGCCGGCCCTTCTGGTGCTCCCGGAAGTGGCGGGTCACGGTGCCGTGGGCGGCTTCCGCCTCCACCGTCTTGCCGTCGGGGGTCATCAGCACGGAGGTCATCAGACCCAGGCTGCCGAAGCCCTGGGCAACCAGATCCGACTGCACGTCGCCGTCATAGTTCTTCGCCGCCCAGACGAAGTTGCCGTTCCACTTCAGGGCGGAGGCGACCATGTCGTCGATCAGGCGGTGCTCGTAGGTGATGCCCTTCGCCTCGAACTGGTCCTTGAACTCGGCGTCGAACACTTCCTGGAACAGGTCCTTGAAGCGGCCGTCATAGGCCTTCAGGATCGTGTTCTTGGTGGACAGATAGACCGGATAGCCGCGCTGCAGGCCATAATTCATGCAGGCCCGGGCGAAGCCGCGGATCGATTCGTCCACATTGTACATGCCCATCGCGATGCCCGGCCCGTCGAAGTCGAAGACGGTGTGCCGGATGTTGCTGGTGCCGTCCTTGCTGGTGAAGGTGATGGACAGGCGGCCGGCGGACGGGATGATGAAATCGGTGGCCTTGTACTGGTCGCCGAAGGCATGGCGGCCGATCACGATCGGCGCCGTCCAGTTCGGAACCAGACGCGGCACGTTCTTGCAGATGATGGGCTCACGGAAGACGGTGCCGCCCAGGATGTTGCGGATCGTGCCGTTCGGCGACCGCCACATCTGCTTCAGGCCGAACTCCTCCACCCGCGCCTCGTCGGGGGTGATGGTGGCGCACTTCACGGCGACGCCGTACTGCTTCGTGGCCTCCGCGGCCTCCACAGTGACCTGGTCGTCGGTCTTGTCGCGGTTCTCAACGCCCAGATCGTAGTACTTCAGGTCCACATCCAGGTAGGGAAGGATCAGGCGGTCCTTGATGAACTGCCAGATCACGCGGGTCATCTCGTCGCCATCCATCTCGACGATCGGATTTACGACCTTGATCTTGGGCATAGGTTGCTCTCCCGGTGGTTCGGCCGCCGCGCTGACACCGGTGTCCGGAGGCAAAGGCGGGCCGTCAGGCTGGAAATCGGCGGTGACTATAACCCGGAACGGCCACGGCTCCGCAAGCGGTGCCCGTCCGTCCGGTATGCGTTCACAGCCGGCGGATATTGTCCCCGACGCTGGGGTCGGGCTGGCGCATGATGGCGGGCAGGATGTCCTCCACCCTGTCCACGATGGTGTAGAGGGCACGCTCGGCGCCGGGGATGTTCGGCTTGCGCATGAAGCCCGTCGCCTGCATATGGTTCAGCAGGTCGATCAGCGGCTGCCAGAACCCGTCCACATTGGCGATGATGATGGGCTTGTCGTGCAGTTGCAGCTGCCGCCAGGTGATGATCTCGAATGCCTCGTCCAGCGTGCCGATGCCGCCCGGCAGGATGACGAAGGCGTCCGACCGCTCCACCATCATGGCTTTGCGGATGTGCATGCTGTCCACGACATGCAACTCGGTCAGACCGGTGTGATCGACCTCCAGCGCCTGGATGTGTTCGGGGATGATGCCCACGACCTCGCCGCCGGCTGCGAGCGTCGCATCCGCCGTGATGCCCATCAGCCCGACCCGGCCGCCGCCATAAACCAGTCGCAGCCCAGCCTGGCCAATCTGGGTCCCAAGCTCATGTGCCGCTTGCTTGTACGTGTCCGCCACATTGCCGGAGGAGCCGCAATACACGCAGACGGAACGGATTTGCGACATGACGCTTCCTTGCTATCGCCGGTGGAACCGGTCCCGATCTTGCGCCGCAGCACCGGTGGGGCCATGTTGGAACCACGGTCCGCGGCAGGAACTCCGCGGTTACACCATCCCCGTCCGGCAGACAAGCGGGCAGGGGATGGCGCGGAGAGTCGGCGGACGGGTTTGCATCCACTGGAAAAGGGATCGGCTAGATGTTGCGTCGCAGGATCGGAAATCACCTCATGGCCGTGACGGCCGTCACTCTGCTCGGCCTTGCCGCCGGTCCCGCCCTGGCCCAGTCGCCGGAGCAGCTGGTGAATCAGCGTCAGGAGAACATGAAACAGCTCGGCGGCGCCATGAAGGTCCTCTCCGGCTACGTGAAGGGCGAGGCCGACCAGGCGGCTGCGTCGAAGGCCGCACAGGTGCTGGTGGATGTCGGCGGGCAGATGCAGGAATGGTGGCCGGAGGGAACGGCCGTCGGCGTCGGCGACAGCGAGGCCAAGCCGGCCATCTGGACCGAGACGGAGAAGTTCAACGCCAACATCGAGAAAATGAAGGCCGCCACGCCGGCCCTGCTGGCCGCCGTGCAGAGCAGCGACAGCGGAGCCACCGGCAAGCAGCTCGGCGCCGTGGGCGCGACCTGCAAGAGCTGCCACCAGGATTACAAGGCGGACTGATCCGATGCGGTCGCCGCAAGCCGCATCCACTACCGCGCCCGCGTCCCGGACCGTCACGGTCTGGGACGCGCCCACCCGTATCTTCCACTGGGCGCTCGTCCTGTGTCTCGCCGGTTCCTGGTGGACGGCGGAGAATGACGACTGGGAGACGCACCTGCTGTTCGGTTACGGCGTGCTGGGGCTGGTGGCGTTCCGACTGATCTGGGGCCTGCTGGGCAGCGAGACGGCCCGGTTCCGGCATTTCCTCAAGGGGCCGGGCGCGGCGCTGTCCCATCTGCGGGGGCTTGTCCTGCCCGGCCCCCTGGCACCCGAAGCCGGGCACAATCCGGCTGGGGGCTATGCCGTGGCGCTGATCCTGCTGCTGCTCGCACTCCAGGTCGGAACCGGCCTGTTCCTGTCCGGAGGAGACATCTTCCTGATCGAGGCGCCGTTGAGCGGCGCCGTGTCGTCCGACACGACCGATACGCTGGAATGGCTGCACGAGACCAACTTCAACCTGCTTCTGGCGCTGGCGGGCCTGCATGTGGTCGCGGTGCTGGGCTATTGGGGGCTGAAGCGCGCAAACCTGATCCGCCCCATGCTGACCGGGAGGATGGAACTGCCCGCGGATGCTAGGCCGCCGCGGATCGCCTCATCACTGCTGGCGCTCATGGTCGCAGGCGGGGTAGCCCTCTCCGTCTGGGCTTTCGTGACCTTCGTTTAGGCGCTTGGAGTGCCTCCATCTCGAGGGGGCGACAGGGGCTATGGGTTGGCGTAGGTTGGGTTTGTGTGCAGTGCGGCCTTGCAGGGTGGGGACGATATGAACCGGTCGATACTGGGCGGCATGGTGGCCGTCCTGCTGCTGCTGATCGGGATCGTCGCCTGGCGCGCCGGCACCTTCGCCACGGGCGACGGGACCGGCCAACCGGCGCCGGTGCCGGTGACGCGCGAGGCAACGCCCGTTCAGCCGCAGGCCGTGCCGGAACCTGAGCCGGAGCCCGTAACGCCCGCCCCGAGCTTTGACGTCGTCCGCATCGAGGCGGATGGCACCGCCGTGCTGGCCGGGCGTGCCGCGCCGGGGGCGGAGGTGACCATCCACGATGGAGAGCGGGTGGTCGGCACGGTAACCGCCGATTCCCGTGGCGAATGGGTCCTGCTGCCCCAGGAAGCGCTGCCGTCCGGTGCGCGTGAGCTGCGGGTGGAGGCGCGCAATCCGGATGGAACGCAGGTGGCCGGCGCGGACAGCGTCGTGCTGGTCGTGCCGGAGCCGAAGCGGGACATTGCCGGCCGTCGGCAGGAGCAGACTGGCGGAGCTTTGGCGGTTCTGACCCCGGAGGAGGGGGCGCCGAGGGTGCTGCAGGCCCCGCCCACCGACGGTACGGCCGGGAGCACGCCGTCACCCGGCGGGGTCGTGGCGGTGGACGCGATCAACTACGACCGTGACGGCCGGGTCAGCGTCGGCGGGCGCGCCGCGGCCGGCAGAGAGGTGATGGTCTACCTGGACAATACGCTGGTCGGCCGTGCCACGGCCGACGATCAGGGCCGGTGGGAACTGACGCCGGATCAACCGGTCCAGGCGGGACAGCGCAGCCTGCGCATCGACCAGCTCGGCCCCGACGGCAAGGTATCCGGCAGGGCGGAGGTGGCATTCGACCGGCGGGAGATCGGAGAGACCGCTCTCGGCGGCCGGGCTGTGGTCGTCCTGCCCGGCAATAATCTCTGGACCATCGCGCGCCGTAGCTTTGGCGGCGGGCCGCAGTACACCATGATCTTCGAGGCCAACCAGGGCCAGATCCGGGACCCGGACCTGATCTATCCCGGCCAGATCTTCATTCTGCCCGGCGGTCAGGCCGGGCACTGAGGCCTGTCAGAGATAGCGGCCGAAGACACGCAGATAGGGACGGACCTCCTGCACGAACTGTACGGTCTCGTACATCACATCGTTCAGGGTGAGGGGGCCGGGCACCTGCCGCTGGCCCAGCACCATGATCTTCTGCGCGTCATCCACCACGAACCGCGCAAACTTCAGCCACATGGTGGCGCGCAGGATGGTCATCAGCTTCTGCCGCTTTTCCGGTGATTCGATGCTGTAGGGCAGATAGCCCACCTCTGCCCAGATCTGGAACAGGGTGGACGGCCCTTCCTGCGGGGTCAGGGAGACACGGAACAGCAGCCCGTCCAGGAAGAAATGATGGCGGGAGGCCACCGGCTCACGCCGGACCTCCACCTCGCCTGTATCCAACACGGTGACCAACCCCGGACCAAGGGGCAGCCCCGCCTCGACCTCGCGGGCGAGCCGGGCGACGGTGCCGAGGGCCTGGGACATGGCGCAGTCGCTCCACTGTAAAGGGTACGTCCCCTGGGATATACGCCACCAACCCTTTCGGTCCAGTGAATTTGGATGGGGTCTGGGCAAAGGCCGGGCTTTCCAGGCCGGCCCGAGGGGAGCATACTGTGGTAATCCCAGGAGCGCGCCGATCCCAATGATCCCCTATCCCGACGTGACATCGCTGCCCGAAGAGCTGGCCCGGGCGGTCGGCAGGATGGTGCGGCTGGTCAACGAGATGCGCCGCCGCCATCCGGATCTGGACACGCTCGCCCTGTCCACCGAAACAGCGCTCGACCGCGAGGCAGCCACGGTCCTGGCCGACTGGGTGGAGTGCCAGGGCGGGAATTTCCGGCTGATGCTGAGCCCGTGGGATGGCCGCCAGTTCCTGAACGGCCGCAGCCCCTTCGCTTCCGCCCCGCAGGCGGCGTCAGGGGCGGGAGCGGAGGAGGAGCCGGAGCTCCCCTGATCGCCGCCCTGGCCCGCTGCGGTCCTACTCGTCCAGCATGTCGCCTTCCTGTGCGACCTCCTCGGCCAGTTCCTGCGCCAGCTCGGCGAACAGGAAGGCGTCGGCCTCCACGCCCTGGGCCTCGCAGATGCGCATGAACACCCGGTAGGCATGCAGCGTCGCGACGTCCAGCGCCGCTTCGTCCGCCTCCTCGGAGTGACGCTCCTTGATCCCGCGCTCCTCCAGCGTGCCCAGCACGTCCATGTCGGCGGCCTGCAGGACTGCATCCATTGCCCGTTTGTGAAGGCTCGACATCTTCTCACTCCCGAAAGCCGGGGGGATTCCCCCGCTAGGACAGGCCGCCGATCCGCGGCCCCATCCAGCATAGCAACACAGCCGCGCCTCATATCAGCCCGCCTTACGGCTGGAAATCTCTTTCGCGTCAGACCTGCCGCGCAGGAGTTAGAGCGATTTGCGAAAGCCAGCGGCGCCTGCATCTATGCCGCACCCTGACCGTTGCAATGCCTGATGCGATGGAAGGATGCGCAGAGGGATAGGGGCAGCGGCGGACTGCCACCTCTGAAACATGCATTTGTGTGAATGGTTGTCGTACAAAGACATTGCCCCTGTTCCCGACGCGGTAATTTCATGTCCAGCCGCAGCATGCGCAGCTTCCCCTCCCGGCCTCTGTACGGCTGCTCCATCCACTGCCCGGCAATCTGCTGGCCCTACCGCCCGGAAGCGTGAACATGGCTGCTGACGGCGGTGGCCGGACGACGACCTGGCCGCGTGGCGGCGGCGCCATGGGCGCGCGGATCAGGTCCTATGACTGGTCCCGCACCTCCGCCGGGCCCGTTTCGGACTGGCCGCAGAGTCTGCGGACGGCGGTTGGGATCATGCTGAGCACGCGGCACCCGATGTTCATCTTCTGGGGGCCGGAGCATCTCTGCCTCTACAACGACGCTTACAGCGCCTCCCTCGGTCCGGAGAAGCACCCCTCCATCCTGGGCACGCCTGGACGCGAGGCGTTCACCGAAATCTGGACGATCATCGGACCGCAAATTGAACAGGTCATGTCCGGCGGCGAGCCGACCTGGCATCGAAACCATCTGGTCCCCATCGTCCGCCATGGCCGACGGGAGGATGTGTACTGGACCTACAGCTTCGGTCCGATCAACGATGCCGATGCGCCCAACGAAGTCGGCGGCGTGCTGGTCGTCGTCACGGAGACCACCATGGAGGTGGTTGCCCGGCAGGAGAGCGAGGAGCGGTTCCAGGCCTTGGCAGAGGCCAGTTCCGAAGCCCTGTTCCGCATGAGCCCGGACTGGTCCGAGTTGCGCCAGCTCCGCGGCGGCGGCGTCGTGCCCGACACGGAAACACCGGTGCGCAACTGGATGGAGTGGTACGTCCATCCGGACGACCGGGCACTCTGCCGGGGCGTGATCCGGGACGCCATCCAGACCAGGGGCAGCGTCCAGCTGGAGCACCGGATCATCCGCCTTGACGGCAGAACGGGCTGGTCCCTCACGCGCGCGGTGCCGATCCTGGGACCGGACGGAGAGGTCACGGAATGGTTCGGCGCGGCCAGCAACGTGACCGCCCGCCGCCGCGCGGAGGAGGCGCTGCGGGAGAGCGAGGCCAGCCTTGCCACCATCTTTGCCCGCGCTGCGGTCGGCCTGTCGGAGATCGCCCCGGACGGCCGCTTCCTCAAAGTGAATGATGAAATCTGCCGGATACTGGGGCGGCCGCGGGAGGAGATTCTCAATCTCACCATTGCCGACGTGACCCATCCCGAGGAGGTCGAGGCCAGCCTTTCCGCGGCAGACTGGGTCCTCCGCTCCGGAAAGTCCATTTCGCTGGACAAGCGCTATATGCGTCCGGACGGGACGGTAGTATGGGCGAACAGCAGTCTGGCCTCCCTGGGAAACGGGGAGCGGCTGCTGGCGGTCACGGCCGATCTGAGCGCCCGGCGCAAGGCGGAGCAGGCCCTTCGCCACAGCGAGGAGCGCCTCCGCAGCACCTTCCAGATCAGGACGGTGGGCGTCATGTTCTGGGGCAAGCGGTTCGGGCTCACCGACACGAACGACGCCTTTCTGGAAATGACCGGATTCAGCCGGGAAGAGGCGCTGGGCAAGACGTGGCAGGAGCTGACGCCGCTGGAGTTCCATCCGGCCTCGCTCAAGGCGGTCGAGGAGGTGACCAGCCTGGGCGAGACCACGCCCTATGAGAAGCAGTACTACCGCAAGGATGGTTCCCGCTGGTGGGGGCTGTTCGCCGCCCGCAGGGTGGGCGACGAGGTGGTCGAGTTCGTTCTGGACGTCACCGAGCGCCGGCAGGCGGAAGCCGCCCTGCGCGAGAGCGAGGCGCGGTTCCGCACCCTGGCCGAAACCATGCCCCAACTGGTCTGGACGGCGCTGGAGGCTGGCGGCTGCACCTGGGTCAATCACCGGTGGGCGGAGTTCACCGGGCTGCCGGCGGAGAGCATGCGGGGGCTGGGCTGGCTGTCCGTCCTGCATCCCGACGACCGCGACCGGGTGCGGCGTATCTGGGACAGTGCGCCGACGTCGGACTGGTACGAGGCCGAGTTCCGGATGCGGCGCGCCGACGGGGCTTGGCGCTGGTTCCAGGTGATGGCCAAGCCTGTTCCCGTCGCCGGGGCCGAGGAACGGGAATGGTGCGGCGCCTGCTCCGACATCACAGAGCTGAAGGAGGTCGAGGCGGTCTTGCGGGCCGCGCGCGACGAGGCCGAGCGGGCACGTGCCGCGGCCGAGGAGGCGAACCAGGCCAAATCCCGTTTCCTGGCGGCGGCCAGCCACGATCTGCGCCAGCCCGTCATGGCGGCCGGCCTCTATATGGGGCTGCTGGAAAGCCGTGTGCGGGATGCGGAGGCGCGCGGGCTGGTGGAGATGGTCTCCCTCTCCCTGGAGGGGCTGCGCGGCATGCTGAACGGCCTGCTGGAGATGGCGCGGTTGGAGGCCGGAATCGTCGAGCCGAAGCTGGAGACCTTCGCCCTGGACGAGCTGCTGCAACGGCTGGGCGCGGAGTTCACCGGGCCGGCCGGCGCGGCGCGGCTCTGGCTCCGAGTGCCGCCGACGGGGGCGGTGGTGCGGAGCGACCGATTGTTGCTGGAGCTGGTGCTGCGCAACCTGATCTCCAATGCCGTCAAATATACCCGGCAGGGCGGTGTCACGGTGCAGTGCGTCCGCGTCGATCGCTGCGTCCGCATCGACGTGGCGGATACCGGCCCCGGCATCGCGCCGGAGCATGTGGGCCGCGTGTTCGAGGATTTCATGCAGGTGGGAGAGGAGAACCGCTCCATCGGCTTCGGCATCGGCCTTGCCACGGTGCGCCGGGCGGCGGACCTGCTGGGCCATCGGGTGGAGGTGCGCTCCATACCCGATCAGGGCTCGACCTTCAGCGTCTGGGTGCCAGACGGGGAGGGGGGCGCGCGAACGACGGGCGCCGCCGCTCCTGGCGAGGACGCCCCGCTGCCCGCGCGCACGGCGCTGGTGGTGGAGGATGACCGGATGGTCGCCGCCGCCCTCTGCATGGCGCTGTCCGACTGGGGGCTGGTGGTCACGGTGGCCCATTCCGTCACCGAGGCGCGCGCCGCGGCGGACGGACGGCGGTTCGACTGCGTGGTCTCCGACTTCCAGCTTCCCGACGGCAACGGCTTCGACGCCATCGCGGCCGCGCGCGAGAGTGGATCGGGCGAGGCGGTCCTCTTGACCGGAGACACCCGCCCCGACACCCTCCGCCGCGCCCACGAGGCCGGCCTGCGCCTGCTCACTAAGCCGGTGGATGTGCGGGCCCTGCGCGCGGCGGTGCGGGAGGCGACGGATGAGGGGGCGGGGACGTATCAGATTTGAGGAAGGTATGATGAGATGGCCGGTGGACCGTGATCGATCTCCGGCATCGCCATATCCTCGCCCTTCGACAGGCTCGGGGTGAGGATATGGTTGCGGGCCTCGTTGGACAGCGGCGGGATGGTGGTTTCCGAGCCTCGTGACCGGAGAAAATTTGCCGAACGGGCACGGAGCCAAGTGGTCCTCACCCTGAGCCTGTCGAAGGGCGGGGAGCACTTGGCGGTGGTTCAGGAATGACAACGGCCCCGGCGCTTTCCCGCCGGGGCCGTTTCGCAATCAAGAAATCCCGGCCAGCACCTGCTGCACATCACCCCGGGCGCTTACTCGGCGTAGGTCGCAAGGAGGGCGGAGCCCGGATTGCGACGTCACCCGTGGGCGGATGATGTGTCGCAATCCGCCTCCGGCTTCTTGCGACCTACGGCGCTGGGGAATATCCCTCAGCTACACCCCGTCGTACCCCCACAGGTGTCGCACTTCAGGCAGGTGCCGTTGCGGACCAGGGTCATGTTCTGGCACTCGGGGCAGGGGTCGCCTTCGTAGCCCTTCATGCGGGCTTCGCGGATGCGCTCCATGCGGGAGTCGGCTCCGCCGCTGCGGGACGTGTGGACATGGGCGGCGGCGACCTCGGCGGCAGGGGCCGCATGGGTATGCGCGTGGCTGTGGCCGTGGGTGCCGGTGGCCTTGACCGGCTCCGCGGCGCGGGCCTCGGTGGCGGTCTCGTAGGCCTGGACGGCGCGGCCCATCTGGCCGCCGGGCAGGACCCGCAGGTTGGAGCGGACATAGCCGGTGCTGGCCACGCGGGCCACCACGTCCAGCGTTTCCTGGCTGATCGGGGCCGCGGGGCGGTGGCTGGGAGCCACGGGGGCCTCCATCTCCTTCAACTCGGCCTGGGCTACGCCGCCGCCCATCGTGTCAGGCAGCAGATCCTCCGGCGTGGCATGGGCCAGATCGTGGCGGCCGAGATAGGAGATGGCCAGCTCACGGAACACATAGTCCAGGATGCTGGTCGCCATCTTGATGGCATCGTTGCCCTGGACCATGCCGCTGGGCTCGAACCGGGTGAAGGTGAAGGCCTCCACATACTCCTCCAGCGGCACGCCGTACTGGAGCCCGAGGGAGATGGCGATGGCGAAGTTGTTCATCAGGCTGCGGAAGGCGGCGCCCTCCTTGTGCATGTCGATGAAGATCTCGCCGATGCGGCCGTCCTCATACTCGCCGGTGCGCAGATAGACCTTGTGCCCGCCCACCATGGCCTTCTGGGTGTAGCCCTTGCGCCGATGGGGCAGCTTCTCCCGCTCGGTGGCGCGGATCACGCGCTCAACCACCCGCTCCACGATGCGCTCGGCGACGACGGGGATGCGGGCTGCGGCCGGGGCCTCCAGCACCTTCTCCAGGATTGTCTCCTCGGCGGCGTCCTCCTCCTCCTCATCCTCCAGCACCTGGGCGTTCAGGGGCTGGCTGAGCTTGGAACCGTCGCGGTAGAGGGCATTGGCCTTCAGGCCCAGCCGCCAGGAGAGCTGGTAGGCCTGCTTGCAGGCCTCCACCGTGGCGTGGTTGGGCATGTTGATGGTCTTGGAGATAGCGCCGCTGATGAAGGGCTGCGACGCCGCCATCATGCGGATATGCGCCTCCGCCGAGAGATAGCGCTTGCCGATCTTGCCGCAGGGGCTGGCGCAGTCGAAGACGGGCAGATGCTCCGCCTTCAGGTGCGGTGCGCCCTCCAGCGTCATGGCCCCGCAGACATAGGTGTTCGCGGCCTCGATCTCCTGTTTCGTGAAGCCCAGATGGGTGAGAAGGCAGAAGCTGAAATCGTCCAGCCTGGCGGCCGGGATGTTCAGCACTTGCGTGCAGAAATCCTCGCCCAGGGTCCATTTGTTGAAGGCGAACTTGATGTCGAAGGCGTTGCAGAGGCCCTGCTCGACCGCCTCGATCTCCTTGTCCGTCAGGCCCTTGGCGCGCAGCCGCTCATGGGTGACGCCGGGGGAACCGGCCAGCGTGCCGTGGCCGACGGCATAGCGCTCCATCGCCGTGATCTGTTCCGCTGTGTAGCCGAGCTTGGACAGCGCCTCCGGCACCACGCGGTTGATGATCTTGAAGTAGCCGCCGCCGGCCAGCTTCTTGAACTTCACCAGGGCGAAGTCCGGCTCGATGCCGGTGGTGTCGCAATCCATCACCAGCCCGATGGTGCCGGTGGGGGCGATCACGGTGGCCTGGGCGTTGCGGTAGCCGTGCTGGCTGCCCAGCTCCAGCGCCTTGTCCCAGGCGGCGCGGGCGGCGTCGATCAGGGTGCGGTCCGGGCATTCGGCGGCGTTCAGCGCCACCGGGGCGACGGACAGCCCCTCATAGCCGGTGTTGGCCCCGTGGGCGGCGCGGCGGTGGTTGCGGATCACGCGCAGCATATGCTCCGCATTCTTGGCATAGCCGGGGAAGGGGCCCAGCTCCTTCGCCATCTCCGCGCTGGTGGCATAGGCGATGCCGGTCATGATGGCGCTGATCGCGCCGCAGATGGCCCGCCCCTCCTCGGAGTCGTAGGCGATGCCGGCCGCCATCAGCAGGCCGCCGATGTTGGCGAAGCCCAGGCCGAGCGTGCGGTACTCGTAGGACAGGGTCGCGATCTCTCGGCTGGGGAACTGCGCCATCAGCACGGAGATTTCGAGCACCATGGTCCATAGACGGGTGGCATGCTCGAAGGCGGCGATGTCGAAGGTGCCGTCGAACTTCCGGAACTCCATCAGGTTCATGGAGGCCAGGT comes from the Indioceanicola profundi genome and includes:
- a CDS encoding vitamin B12-dependent ribonucleotide reductase encodes the protein MRIERRFTTEGQDAYEGIAFRRTTSEIRNPDGSTVFKLSDIEVPADWSQVACDILAQKYFRKAGVPRALKPVEENTVPSFLWRRVADEQALAALPEGERHGSEMSAKQVFDRLAGTWTYWGWKGGYFDSESDAGAFYDEMRFMLARQMAAPNSPQWFNTGLHWAYGIDGPSQGHFYVDFKTGKLVKSDSAYEHPQPHACFIQSVQDDLVNEGGIMDLWVREARLFKYGSGTGTNFSSLRGENEKLAGGGKSSGLMSFLKIGDRAAGAIKSGGTTRRAAKMVTVDLDHPDIEAYIDWKVVEEQKVAALVAGSKLSRKHLSQIMAACAEGFGTDEERLDPTRNKALKRAILAARKAMIPENYIQRAIQLAGQGYTEFEVRTFDTDWDSEAYLTVSGQNSNNSVRVSNAFLEAVENDGDWNLIRRTDGKVAKTLKARALWDKIGYAAWQSADPGVQYDTTINDWHTCPASGRINASNPCSEYMFLDDTACNLASMNLMEFRKFDGTFDIAAFEHATRLWTMVLEISVLMAQFPSREIATLSYEYRTLGLGFANIGGLLMAAGIAYDSEEGRAICGAISAIMTGIAYATSAEMAKELGPFPGYAKNAEHMLRVIRNHRRAAHGANTGYEGLSVAPVALNAAECPDRTLIDAARAAWDKALELGSQHGYRNAQATVIAPTGTIGLVMDCDTTGIEPDFALVKFKKLAGGGYFKIINRVVPEALSKLGYTAEQITAMERYAVGHGTLAGSPGVTHERLRAKGLTDKEIEAVEQGLCNAFDIKFAFNKWTLGEDFCTQVLNIPAARLDDFSFCLLTHLGFTKQEIEAANTYVCGAMTLEGAPHLKAEHLPVFDCASPCGKIGKRYLSAEAHIRMMAASQPFISGAISKTINMPNHATVEACKQAYQLSWRLGLKANALYRDGSKLSQPLNAQVLEDEEEEDAAEETILEKVLEAPAAARIPVVAERIVERVVERVIRATEREKLPHRRKGYTQKAMVGGHKVYLRTGEYEDGRIGEIFIDMHKEGAAFRSLMNNFAIAISLGLQYGVPLEEYVEAFTFTRFEPSGMVQGNDAIKMATSILDYVFRELAISYLGRHDLAHATPEDLLPDTMGGGVAQAELKEMEAPVAPSHRPAAPISQETLDVVARVASTGYVRSNLRVLPGGQMGRAVQAYETATEARAAEPVKATGTHGHSHAHTHAAPAAEVAAAHVHTSRSGGADSRMERIREARMKGYEGDPCPECQNMTLVRNGTCLKCDTCGGTTGCS